One window of Papaver somniferum cultivar HN1 chromosome 9, ASM357369v1, whole genome shotgun sequence genomic DNA carries:
- the LOC113312613 gene encoding uncharacterized protein LOC113312613, with translation MIDELLTQKQSRDQEQKILSMKKSMDSTFVGKIRRFRPPSNFSQPQFKEFFDGKNGNPVEHVQRFQASMSLWGYSDELLCRTFPMTLTGKALTWFSHLESNSIKDFGMLSDAFFEQYKINLGSKKGSSHLFLLHREPGESLGDFNIRFRQEVSEVGKVDESFVIEAYKNPMEYDEFRIYNSLTVQPVGSLRELYDRSDRYAKAEKEKKAKLSRTTRRKMVEGPAKPKQQFEGNTKNKSHEGP, from the coding sequence ATGATTGATGAGTTGTTAACGCAAAAGCAATCTAGAGATCAAGAGCAGAAAATCTTATCCATGAAGAAGTCAATGGATTCTACATTTGTTGGGAAGATAAGGCGATTCCGCCCACCCTCAAACTTCAGCCAGCCTCAGTTCAAAGAATTTTTTGACGGCAAGAATGGGAATCCGGTGGAGCACGTCCAGCGTTTTCAAGCCTCGATGAGTTTGTGGGGATACAGTGACGAACTACTTTGCAGAACTTTTCCAATGACTTTGACGGGTAAGGCTCTAACTTGGTTCTCACATTTAGAGTCTAATTCAATCAAGGATTTTGGAATGTTGTCGGATGCCTTTTTCGAGCAGTACAAGATTAATCTCGGGAGCAAGAAGGGAAGCAGTCatttattcctcttgcataggGAACCTGGCGAAAGTCTAGGTGATTTTAATATAAGGTTCCGTCAGGAAGTAAGCGAAGTTGGAAAAGTTGATGAGAGTTTCGTGATAGAAGCATACAAAAATCCAATGGAGTATGATGAATTTAGAATTTATAATTCATTAACAGTCCAACCAGTTGGAAGCCTCAGAGAGTTGTATGACAGGTCTGATAGATATGCTAAggcagagaaagaaaagaaagcaaaGTTGTCGCGAACAACAAGAAGGAAAATGGTCGAGGGACCGGCGAAACCGAAACAACAATTTGAAGGTAATACCAAAAACAAGAGCCATGAAGGTCCATAA